One genomic region from Quercus robur chromosome 4, dhQueRobu3.1, whole genome shotgun sequence encodes:
- the LOC126720648 gene encoding auxin-responsive protein SAUR72-like translates to MKKLISKLSRVADSSQYSLLRSADTRRVATVHAPQQHPSSRRASSFRAKLSRRRSSSSASVVPEGHVPVYVGDEMERFVISAELLNHPVFVNLLNKSAQEYGYDQKGALRIPCHVLVFERVLEALRLGHEHSRDLLDLLNSLSSSEDFY, encoded by the coding sequence atgaaaaaattgatCAGCAAACTCTCCCGTGTCGCCGACTCATCCCAGTACTCCCTCCTCCGCTCTGCCGACACGCGCCGTGTCGCTACCGTTCACGCACCCCAACAACACCCATCTTCACGCAGAGCCAGCTCGTTCCGAGCCAAGCTGAGCCGCCGCCGCTCCTCCTCTTCCGCTTCTGTGGTCCCGGAAGGACACGTGCCGGTCTACGTGGGAGACGAGATGGAGCGTTTCGTAATCTCGGCCGAGCTCCTCAACCACCCAGTGTTCGTCAATCTGCTCAACAAATCGGCTCAGGAATACGGATACGACCAAAAGGGCGCCCTCCGTATCCCGTGTCACGTACTCGTATTCGAACGTGTCCTCGAGGCTCTTCGTCTCGGACACGAGCACTCTCGTGACCTCCTTGACCTCCTCAACTCCTTGTCTTCCTCTGAGGATTTCTACTAA